The sequence TATCCACCGCGCACTCTTCGAGCAGTGGAGCCCGATTCGCGCGCGTCGACGTGCGCAATGTTCCCTTTATAGTGGAGAAGTTGAAGATCAGAGTGTTACCGTGTGTCATTGGGTTTGTGGACGGGGAGGTTCGGGAGAGAGTATTGGGATTTGAGGGGTTGGGAACAGGGGGACTGGACGCGTTGGGGGATGATTTTGACACAGGTGTGTTGGAGGATAGGTTTGTCAAGAAGGGAATATTGAGCGGGGTGAAGATTGGGCGGAAGGGAAGGGATGACGATGGGCAAAGCGATGGGAGTGAGGATTGGGAGGAGAAACGAAATCGCGGGAAGAAGTCGATTAGGAGCGGAAGAAGGAAGGTGGAGGACGATGATTCGGATTGGGACTGATGCTGACGGGTTATATCCGGCATGCTTTATGGGAACCTGCTGGCGGATTTGATTCAAGCACCGGCTAAGCTCCGTTATACAAGTGGTGCTCGAAATCTCCTTGAAATTGAGCAGTTGGATTTTAGATATGGACCTGATGAAAAAGTACTTCCGAGACATAGATCAAAAGCAAGAAGATACCCATGATACCCTAAATCAGGTCCTGTTATCCCATGCTACGAATATTAAGTGTGTACAATCCTCAGAGATAAGATTCCGGTTTTTATGCTACACTGTCAGTAAACTAATATCTATCATACAACAGAATCTGGTCTGTGGATGACTGCGCCGAGTCTCAGGATCCTACTTCCCAACACATCCTCATTGCCTCGTGGGAATCATTCTTTCCTACGAAACCCAATAACATTTAACATGACAAATAGCGCTGCTCTTCAACAAACAGCAAGAGAAGGTCCAGGGCAAGGGCATCCAGGGCTCAGGTATGATTCTGTGAACAGGATTGGGTAGAAAGCAGccacgaaaaaaaaaaaaaagcacgTTCAAGTCTGCATAATCAGAGGTTGTAATGGTAATTATTCAGAAGGGATAACACAAGATGATGCAATATGGGAAGGTGATTAAACAGTTTCTGAGAGGGAAAGGGGTTCGCCCAATAGTACAAGTTGGAAGAGAAATAGAAACACAGAGTGAAAGAAGCAAGTTTggtaaaataagaaataagAATTCATGGCAAAAGCATGAAAAACAGGGGAATCGCTCTGAACAAAAGCAATAAAGGCAGAAAAGGCCATCGAGAGAAGTTATGAACGTCACATCATCTCGGCATCAGAAAAATTCCTGCTGATCGACTTTTTCTTTGCTTGGACAGATGTGAGGATTGTTTAGCCCAATCAAATGAAACCCAGTGTTAAAAAAGGCCCACAAGAAATACATGGAGcaaagaggaaagaaaaagacatGCCTATGCTGGTGCTCAAAAAGGGGCAGAATTGGTGTGGGAAGCTCTTCTCTCATAGCCGATATTTGCGAGAGGGGGCATACAATGCAGCGCTCAAATCGCAATACTTTTCATTCCTTCAAAATCTTTCGCGTCGAGACCGGTGGATGAGCGTGGTGTGGACAGGCCGCTCTTCGGTTTGTCAGCAGCTTTGGAAGTGCGTTTGCTAGTACCTTGCTCCGCATGCCCGTCGTTTTTCGAATCGGTAGTAGGGACCGGTTCTGCTCTAATTGAGGCAGCAGGCGAGGTGAGATCAACGAGATCTGCATCCTTCGACTTGCTCTTGTCTGCATCGTTCGGCTCATTCTCTTTGACAGGAGATGATGCTTCTTCTGCGACTCGTGCCAAAGGACTAGACAATGCTAAGCCACCCTTCGGGCTACCGTTAGGCCCGCGTGACGGGAATCGATGCGGTGAACGCCCTCTCTCCTCAGTGCTTGGAGTTGGACTTCCATATGGGGAATCTCTCGTAGTTTTTCCATTGACAGAAGTGTTGACACCAAGACCGACGCCTCCTGACCGCTTCTTTGGAGGTCTACGGCCATGCTTCTGATCAGTGCGCCAGCGGAGAATCTCCAGGTACGGAGGATCTGCGTTTCTGAAAGGTTTCAATCTCAACTCGTTGGAATCTTCATCCACAATAACCTTGCCAGAGTGGAAGTCGTCTGCGACCATGGCTAAGAAAGCTGCCCAGGACCTGGCAATGACATATTTACAATCATAGTCGCGTCCGAAGAGGATAACCTGGCCCCATTTTCCAGCTGGTCCGGGTGCAAGATCAATGGCGATATTGTTACCTCCCCAGTCACGCGCGACGGGGATCCAGCTTGGGTGGGCATATGCCTTCTGAATGGCCCGCACTGGCTGTGAATCTTGCCTGTCGAGCAATTCCTGTCGCCAGAGAGGGTTAGACTGAGCTTGCCCTGCACTTGAAGTCGAGGAACCTCCGTATGCTTTTAGGGGAGGCTGTGGCCCGGATATGGTCGTCGTGCTGAGGAACTCTTCATTGACTGTTCGCCAGTTTTTCCATTCCTGAACAATTTCCTCACAG is a genomic window of Coccidioides posadasii str. Silveira chromosome 3, complete sequence containing:
- a CDS encoding uncharacterized protein (EggNog:ENOG410PR62~COG:C,O~BUSCO:15740at33183) — translated: MPLSNASNDDDTAALLDALEHEESNPVYNSQRIAQIKAELSSTNTSQSNPIADTTPSSAGTVTTLLNNSPLPSLPTDQAVLDFTTQLSHCILHFSHPDFARCATMDKHLTCLSTAHSSSSGARFARVDVRNVPFIVEKLKIRVLPCVIGFVDGEVRERVLGFEGLGTGGLDALGDDFDTGVLEDRFVKKGILSGVKIGRKGRDDDGQSDGSEDWEEKRNRGKKSIRSGRRKVEDDDSDWD
- the SMI1 gene encoding Cell wall assembly regulator (EggNog:ENOG410PJXD~COG:G~BUSCO:6263at33183) — protein: MTSFGSAWRSFWHTMTSNDRHASHDSPYRTGQHVPLSQSRHAPLTSVATSAIESRPDLSSSFEEDSSKRSQRWSESQDTITSPTRPYSPGMRSKQRRSNEQDEGVQMQSFHDGAPPPPPVSHSWRKIDKWCERNYEELFDQLCEGCTQNDVNELEHELDCSLPLEVRESLMIHDGQERGGLPTGVLFGCMLLDCEEIVQEWKNWRTVNEEFLSTTTISGPQPPLKAYGGSSTSSAGQAQSNPLWRQELLDRQDSQPVRAIQKAYAHPSWIPVARDWGGNNIAIDLAPGPAGKWGQVILFGRDYDCKYVIARSWAAFLAMVADDFHSGKVIVDEDSNELRLKPFRNADPPYLEILRWRTDQKHGRRPPKKRSGGVGLGVNTSVNGKTTRDSPYGSPTPSTEERGRSPHRFPSRGPNGSPKGGLALSSPLARVAEEASSPVKENEPNDADKSKSKDADLVDLTSPAASIRAEPVPTTDSKNDGHAEQGTSKRTSKAADKPKSGLSTPRSSTGLDAKDFEGMKSIAI